A single Anopheles arabiensis isolate DONGOLA chromosome 2, AaraD3, whole genome shotgun sequence DNA region contains:
- the LOC120896954 gene encoding 60S ribosomal protein L22-like, with the protein MSPVEKSVNAVKTKPAAQKPAQKNVLRGKNPIKKKREHLRYGIDCTNIAEDNIMDVADFEKYLKERFKVNGKAGNLGSNVSFERQKMKVYVNSDVHFSKRYLKYLTRKYLKKNSLRDWIRVVSNDKDLYELRYFRISSNDDDEEENE; encoded by the exons ATGTCTCCCGTG GAGAAATCGGTCAATGCGGTGAAAACCAAGCCTGCTGCTCAGAAGCCGGCTCAGAAGAATGTGCTGCGCGGCAAAAATCCCATCAAGAAGAAGCGTGAGCACCTTCGGTATGGCATCGATTGCACCAACATCGCCGAGGACAACATCATGGATGTGGCCGACTTT GAAAAGTATCTGAAGGAGCGCTTCAAGGTAAACGGAAAGGCCGGCAACCTCGGCAGCAACGTGAGCTTCGAACGCCAGAAGATGAAGGTGTACGTCAACTCGGATGTGCATTTCTCCAAGCGCTACCTGAAGTACTTGACCAGGAAGTACTTGAAGAAGAACAGTCTCCGCGACTGGATCCGTGTTGTGTCCAACGATAAGGATTTGTACGAGCTGCGATACTTCCGAATCAGCtcgaacgacgacgatgaggaAGAGAACGAGTAA
- the LOC120894018 gene encoding putative gustatory receptor 28a, translated as MENPAAKSSFWAKIIGLQLHDSYETDTNGKTPSLSIVRILYSIILFGAYLVGLYKAVELTFVVEFAANSPSIFKFAYMTQIYSGVLATIICYASLWRTDRMKCIYIEGIQGSNVKINDRYYQFRNMQIPIKYSILVPFSIGMLIILSVCEAYAQYNHGYYFTIITIVYPLWMFHITILEFTTLVKSTECILTKLNWMLDTFLESLQRQSTPSVTLKGEKNPTNKVYPLNRRPFVQEHELISGERLTYMFVIHENVAKLAEFINGAYSTQIIAIVTVTFVNTLFGFFIVTKLLFWNYQMLDLILRACRYAFECIPACLLVYYMLIVCASTHSELFKSASLLHKLLQYKSNYFIDDQALFERSKAIALQLLHRKRFSLFDGSGLFRLDFTFIFSVFSAATSYLIVLLQFDLSKDLEKSTITA; from the exons ATGGAAaatccggctgcaaaatcaaGCTTCTGGGCTAAA ATCATTGGCCTACAGTTGCACGATTCCTACGAAACAGATACCAATGGCAAAACACCCTCACTTTCAATCGTACGAATCCTGTACAGTATCATTCTGTTCGGTGCCTATCTCGTTGGACTTTACAAAGCAGTAGAACTGACCTTCGTTGTAGAATTTGCTGCAAACAGTCCaagcatttttaaatttg CGTACATGACACAGATCTACTCCGGCGTGCTGGCCACAATCATCTGTTACGCATCGTTGTGGCGTACCGATCGGATGAAGTGTATCTACATCGAAGGGATTCAGGGTAGCAATGTGAAGATAAACGATCGTTACTATCAATTCCGCAACATGCAGATACCGATAAAGTATTCCATCCTGGTTCCTTTTTCGATTGGAATGCTGATTATCCTATCGGTCTGTGAAGCATATGCCCAGTATAA TCATGGTTATTACTTCACGATCATTACGATAGTGTATCCCCTGTGGATGTTTCATATAACGATTTTGGAATTCACAACGCTGGTTAAATCCACGGAGTGCATTCTAACCAAACTGAACTG GATGCTGGATACGTTTCTAGAAAGCTTACAAAGACAGTCAACACCAAGTGTGACGCTCAAGGGAGAGAAGAATCCCACCAATAAGGTGTATCCTCTCAACCGTCGACCGTTCGTGCAGGAGCACGAGTTGATCAGCGGTGAACGGCTGACGTACATGTTCGTGATACACGAGAACGTGGCCAAGCTGGCCGAATTTATCAACGGTGCATACTCGACTCAGATCATTGCGATCGTGACGGTTACATTCGTCAACACACTGTTTGGATTTTTCATTGTAACTAAG CTGCTATTTTGGAACTATCAAATGCTCGACCTGATACTACGGGCCTGTCGATATGCGTTCGAGTGCATTCCTGCTTGCTTGCTCGTTTATTACATGCTAATTGTGTGTGCATCAACACACAGTGAG CTATTTAAATCCGCCTCTTTGCTGCACAAGCTTCTGCAGTACAAATCCAACTACTTCATCGACGATCAAGCACTGTTCGAACGATCGAAAGCCATCGCCCTGCAGCTGTTGCATAGGAAGCGGTTTTCGCTGTTCGACGGAAGCGGCTTGTTCAGATTGGACTTTACGTTCATTTTTTCG GTTTTCAGTGCTGCTACCTCGTACCTAATTGTGTTGCTTCAATTTGATCTATCTAAAGACCTAGAAAAGTCCACAATCACAGCTTAA